One window from the genome of Planifilum fulgidum encodes:
- a CDS encoding AbrB family transcriptional regulator has product MITARRLLFTGTVAAIGGVSFFLLGLPLPFLLGSMLATALLQTLRSDTLPVPQGVTQLAQALIGVSIGFSFSLSFHQSLIGLAVPLIVYLLAIMVLGFVSGYLLFKLSDLDGMTALFCCVPGGASEMISYSEAYGADSRIVATYHTARIVLIIVSMSFLAPWLAGGPGGEAISGGAEPSIGLGASWTPLLLLIGTLAWWLSTRIRFRAASFLLAVLLGVIGNGVWFHLDKAPLSYTMIGQMLLGVSVGSKFDRATWIRIVRLGKTMMLVMIFTLLISLGLGYLFYRVTSVGLVTSLLATIPGGAAEMATIALTLGRDVTLVAAIQMIRLFTMFLVAPGMTIWLGRRLAARGTEGKG; this is encoded by the coding sequence ATGATCACTGCAAGGCGTCTTCTATTCACAGGAACAGTTGCCGCCATCGGCGGGGTTTCCTTTTTTTTGTTGGGACTTCCTCTTCCGTTTCTTTTGGGGTCCATGTTGGCGACGGCTCTCCTGCAAACCCTTCGTTCCGATACCTTGCCCGTTCCGCAGGGCGTCACCCAATTGGCCCAGGCCTTGATCGGCGTAAGCATCGGCTTTTCCTTTTCCCTCTCTTTTCATCAGTCGCTGATCGGCCTGGCGGTGCCGCTGATCGTTTATCTTCTGGCGATCATGGTCCTGGGGTTCGTATCGGGGTATTTGCTTTTCAAATTGTCCGATCTGGACGGAATGACCGCCCTTTTTTGCTGCGTTCCCGGAGGGGCTTCCGAAATGATCAGCTACTCGGAGGCGTACGGGGCGGATTCCCGGATCGTCGCCACTTACCATACGGCGCGGATCGTGCTCATCATCGTTTCCATGTCGTTTTTGGCCCCCTGGTTGGCGGGTGGCCCGGGCGGGGAGGCCATTTCCGGCGGAGCGGAACCCTCCATTGGGCTCGGGGCTTCCTGGACTCCGCTGCTTTTGTTGATCGGTACGCTCGCCTGGTGGCTGTCCACCCGGATCCGGTTCCGCGCCGCTTCCTTTTTGTTGGCCGTTTTGCTGGGGGTCATCGGCAACGGAGTGTGGTTTCATTTGGATAAGGCGCCGCTGTCGTATACCATGATCGGCCAGATGCTCCTGGGCGTCTCGGTCGGGTCGAAATTCGACCGCGCCACCTGGATCCGGATTGTCCGGTTGGGGAAGACGATGATGCTCGTCATGATATTTACGCTGCTGATCTCCCTGGGCCTCGGCTATCTGTTTTACCGGGTCACTTCCGTCGGATTGGTGACCAGCCTGTTGGCCACCATCCCCGGCGGTGCCGCAGAGATGGCCACCATCGCGCTCACCCTCGGCCGCGATGTGACACTGGTTGCCGCCATCCAAATGATCCGGCTGTTCACCATGTTTCTGGTCGCGCCCGGAATGACGATCTGGCTGGGGAGGCGCCTCGCCGCCAGGGGAACGGAAGGGAAGGGCTGA
- a CDS encoding sugar kinase: MSLDVVTLGETMVLFIPTSVGPLRFANTFEKTIGGAESNVAIGLARLGHRAGWISRLGNDEFGLFVRNFIRGEGVDTSRVIFDDRHPTAVFFKERQAGREPRVYYYRKGSAASRMSPEDLDESYIREARILHLTGITPALSESCAAAVERAIELAKKHGLLVVFDPNIRLKLWSREEARRVLMDVASRCDIVLPGLDEGRILTGERTPEAIAARLLENGARAAVVKLGERGAYYATRKETGYVEGYPVEPIVDPIGAGDAFAAGFLSGLLRGWSYREAIRLGNRTGAYALTVAGDVEGLPYWSEIDPKRPDQVLR, encoded by the coding sequence ATGAGTCTGGACGTTGTGACGCTCGGGGAGACGATGGTGCTCTTCATTCCCACGTCGGTTGGCCCGCTCCGCTTTGCGAACACCTTTGAGAAGACGATCGGAGGCGCCGAGTCGAACGTGGCGATTGGCCTGGCCCGGCTGGGGCATCGGGCGGGCTGGATCAGCCGCCTGGGAAACGACGAGTTCGGCCTGTTCGTGCGCAATTTCATCCGGGGGGAGGGGGTGGACACCTCCCGGGTCATCTTCGACGATCGGCATCCGACGGCGGTGTTTTTCAAGGAGCGGCAGGCGGGACGGGAGCCGAGGGTCTACTATTACCGGAAAGGCTCCGCCGCCAGCCGGATGAGTCCGGAGGATCTGGATGAGTCGTATATCCGCGAAGCCCGCATCCTTCATCTCACCGGGATCACGCCGGCCCTCAGCGAAAGCTGTGCGGCGGCGGTGGAGCGGGCGATTGAACTGGCCAAGAAACACGGGCTTTTGGTGGTGTTTGACCCGAACATCCGCCTGAAGTTGTGGTCCCGGGAGGAAGCCCGGCGGGTGCTGATGGATGTGGCGAGCCGCTGCGACATCGTTCTGCCCGGGCTAGATGAAGGCCGGATCCTCACGGGAGAGCGGACGCCGGAAGCCATCGCCGCGCGCCTGCTGGAAAACGGCGCCCGCGCGGCGGTGGTCAAGCTGGGCGAGCGGGGCGCCTATTATGCAACCCGTAAGGAGACGGGCTACGTGGAGGGATATCCGGTGGAACCGATTGTCGATCCGATCGGGGCGGGGGATGCTTTTGCCGCCGGCTTTCTGTCGGGACTGCTCAGGGGTTGGTCGTATCGGGAGGCGATCCGGCTGGGCAACCGGACCGGTGCCTATGCGCTGACGGTGGCAGGCGATGTGGAAGGGCTACCCTATTGGTCGGAGATCGATCCTAAGCGCCCGGACCAAGTGCTGCGTTAG
- the gucD gene encoding alpha-ketoglutaric semialdehyde dehydrogenase GucD: MTTGIQTYLNYIGGKWVPASTGEVEASINPANRHDVVGYVQISGRDDLEKAVAAAKNALSFWRKRSGPERGEFLHRMANILERRADEIAKTMTREMGKTLPEAKGETARGVALLRYYAGEGMRKVGDVIPSTDSGGLMFTTRVPLGVVGVITPWNFPVAIPLWKMAPALAYGNTVVFKPAEEAAVTATKLVECMEEAGLPAGVVNLVMGSGLVIGQGIVDHPDISGITFTGSNEVGRRVGQRAVARGAKYQLEMGGKNPVIVLEDADLDRAVEATVSGGLRTSGQKCTATSRVFVQGAVYDPFKEKLLSRVKEIQVGDGMDPRTWMGPLVSEEQLQRVLSYIRKGVEEGATLLCGGRRLEEGHLKDGFFVEPTVFEDVTPDMTIAREEIFGPVLALIRVETLEEALRLANDVPYGLSASIFTRDIGNMLSFIDEVDAGLVRVNAETAGVELQAPFGGMKQSSSHSREQGRAAIEFFTSIKTVFVKG, from the coding sequence ATGACAACGGGGATTCAAACCTATCTCAACTATATCGGTGGAAAATGGGTTCCCGCTTCCACCGGAGAGGTGGAGGCATCCATCAATCCGGCGAATCGCCACGACGTGGTCGGTTATGTGCAGATTTCGGGCCGGGACGATCTGGAGAAGGCGGTGGCCGCCGCCAAAAACGCCTTGTCTTTTTGGCGGAAGCGGTCCGGACCGGAAAGGGGAGAATTTCTGCACCGCATGGCGAACATTCTGGAGCGCCGGGCGGATGAGATCGCGAAGACGATGACCCGGGAAATGGGCAAGACGCTTCCCGAAGCCAAGGGGGAGACGGCCCGTGGCGTCGCCCTTCTCCGATATTATGCGGGGGAAGGGATGCGGAAGGTGGGGGATGTGATCCCTTCCACCGACAGCGGGGGGCTGATGTTTACCACCCGTGTGCCCCTCGGCGTGGTTGGGGTGATCACCCCGTGGAATTTTCCTGTGGCGATCCCCCTTTGGAAAATGGCGCCGGCGCTGGCATACGGAAACACGGTGGTTTTCAAGCCGGCGGAGGAAGCGGCGGTCACCGCTACCAAGTTGGTGGAATGCATGGAGGAAGCGGGGCTGCCGGCCGGGGTGGTCAATCTGGTGATGGGCAGCGGCTTGGTTATTGGGCAGGGCATCGTGGACCATCCGGACATCAGCGGCATCACCTTCACCGGTTCCAATGAGGTGGGAAGGCGGGTCGGCCAAAGGGCGGTGGCCCGCGGCGCCAAATATCAGCTGGAGATGGGCGGGAAAAACCCGGTGATCGTCCTGGAAGACGCCGATTTGGACCGGGCGGTCGAGGCGACCGTCAGCGGCGGCCTGCGCACCTCCGGGCAAAAGTGCACGGCGACCAGCCGGGTGTTTGTGCAGGGCGCCGTGTACGATCCGTTCAAGGAGAAGCTGCTGAGCCGGGTGAAGGAGATCCAGGTGGGAGACGGGATGGATCCGAGAACCTGGATGGGACCGCTCGTCAGCGAGGAGCAGTTGCAAAGGGTTCTCTCCTACATCCGGAAGGGAGTGGAGGAGGGAGCAACTTTGCTCTGCGGCGGACGCAGACTGGAGGAAGGACATCTGAAGGACGGATTTTTTGTGGAACCGACCGTGTTTGAAGACGTGACGCCGGACATGACGATCGCCCGGGAGGAGATCTTCGGGCCGGTGTTGGCCCTGATCCGGGTGGAAACCCTGGAAGAAGCATTGAGGCTGGCAAACGATGTTCCCTATGGGCTGAGCGCCTCGATCTTTACGAGGGATATCGGCAATATGCTGTCCTTTATCGACGAAGTGGATGCAGGCCTGGTCCGGGTCAACGCGGAGACCGCCGGCGTCGAGCTGCAGGCCCCCTTCGGCGGCATGAAACAGTCCAGTTCTCATTCGCGGGAACAAGGGCGGGCTGCCATCGAATTTTTCACCTCGATCAAGACCGTGTTCGTCAAAGGGTAA
- a CDS encoding UxaA family hydrolase, which yields MGYRRPDGRMGVRNHVLILPTITCATQAAQRVTELVHGTVSFIHQHGCAQVGADYEQTFRTYVGMGTHPNVYGVVVMGLGCETHQARSVADEIAKSGKPVEVVSIQDHGGTLGAIAQAARIASRMVQDASALTREPFGFEELIVGTECGGSDACSGLSANPAVGVVSDMIVDRGGTAILAETTELIGAEHLLAERAVDDRVAKRVYEVIEAMENRAIAMGVDIRTGNPSPGNVRGGLTTLEEKSLGAAAKAGTRPLQELVEYAQRPTKKGLVWMDTPGHDIEQLTGMVAGGAQLVLFTSGRGTPTGSPIAPVIKIASNTRMFETMQENMDLNAGTVIDGTESVESVGKRIFEEILQVCSGKLTKSEILRQHDFGIWRIGPTF from the coding sequence ATGGGCTACCGGAGGCCTGATGGACGGATGGGCGTCCGCAACCACGTGCTGATCCTGCCCACCATCACCTGTGCGACGCAGGCTGCCCAACGGGTGACGGAGCTGGTTCACGGCACTGTCTCCTTTATTCACCAGCACGGCTGTGCCCAGGTGGGCGCCGATTATGAGCAAACCTTCCGTACCTATGTGGGGATGGGTACCCATCCCAACGTGTACGGCGTGGTGGTGATGGGGCTGGGGTGCGAAACCCACCAGGCTAGAAGCGTAGCCGACGAGATCGCGAAGAGCGGAAAACCGGTGGAAGTAGTCTCGATCCAGGATCACGGAGGGACGCTGGGGGCGATCGCGCAGGCGGCCCGGATCGCCTCCCGGATGGTGCAGGACGCTTCCGCCCTGACCCGGGAGCCCTTCGGCTTCGAGGAACTGATCGTGGGAACCGAGTGCGGCGGATCGGACGCCTGCTCGGGCCTGTCCGCCAACCCGGCCGTCGGGGTGGTCAGCGACATGATCGTAGACCGGGGTGGAACAGCCATCTTGGCGGAGACGACGGAGCTGATCGGCGCCGAACACCTGCTGGCCGAGCGGGCGGTGGACGATCGGGTGGCCAAGCGGGTGTATGAAGTCATCGAGGCGATGGAAAACCGGGCGATCGCGATGGGGGTCGATATCCGGACCGGCAATCCGAGCCCCGGCAACGTCCGCGGCGGCCTCACCACGCTGGAGGAAAAATCGCTGGGAGCGGCGGCGAAGGCGGGCACGCGCCCACTGCAGGAACTGGTGGAATACGCGCAGCGGCCGACGAAAAAAGGGCTGGTCTGGATGGACACGCCGGGCCACGATATCGAGCAGTTGACCGGCATGGTGGCCGGCGGCGCCCAGCTGGTCCTGTTCACCAGCGGCCGCGGGACGCCGACGGGATCGCCGATCGCGCCCGTGATCAAGATCGCCAGCAACACTCGGATGTTCGAGACGATGCAGGAGAACATGGACCTCAACGCTGGAACGGTCATCGACGGGACGGAGTCGGTGGAATCGGTGGGGAAGAGGATTTTTGAAGAAATCCTGCAGGTTTGCTCCGGCAAGCTGACCAAGTCGGAAATCCTGAGACAGCACGATTTCGGCATCTGGAGAATCGGCCCCACGTTTTGA
- a CDS encoding fumarylacetoacetate hydrolase family protein, with translation MRIIRFLSDPYSPVLAAVTDDRRIYPLPYTDFLELVRTAERRGETPLMLLRQVLSSLEPLNRSYEELALLVPIEAPEVWACGVTYERSRDARNAESGGGEGGMTCYDKVYEAERPEIFFKSTAARTVGPHQPVYLRSDSSWQVPEPELGLVLDRNGRILGYTAGNDMSSRDIEGENPLYLPQAKIWRHSCSIGPSIRLAETVEDPYRFEISCRIYRGGRKVFEESATTGRMKRKMEELVSFLIRDNPIFDGTVLLTGTCIVPPDNFTLREGDRIEIEISGIGTLINYVKAPVPQY, from the coding sequence ATGCGCATCATCCGGTTTTTAAGCGATCCATATTCCCCCGTTCTGGCCGCGGTCACCGATGATCGCCGGATTTATCCCCTGCCGTACACCGATTTTTTGGAACTGGTAAGGACGGCGGAGCGCCGGGGGGAAACGCCGCTGATGCTGTTGCGGCAGGTGCTTTCTTCTTTGGAGCCGCTGAACAGATCTTACGAGGAACTCGCTTTGCTGGTTCCCATCGAGGCCCCCGAGGTGTGGGCCTGCGGCGTCACCTACGAGCGGAGCAGAGATGCCCGGAATGCGGAATCCGGCGGCGGGGAAGGCGGAATGACCTGTTACGACAAGGTGTATGAAGCGGAGAGGCCGGAGATCTTTTTCAAGTCGACCGCCGCTCGGACGGTGGGTCCCCATCAGCCGGTCTATCTGCGAAGCGACTCCTCTTGGCAGGTTCCGGAGCCGGAGTTGGGACTGGTGCTCGACCGGAACGGCCGGATTCTTGGATACACGGCGGGGAACGACATGAGTTCCCGCGACATCGAAGGAGAGAACCCTCTCTACCTGCCCCAGGCAAAAATATGGAGACATTCCTGCTCCATCGGGCCGTCGATCCGACTGGCGGAAACGGTGGAGGACCCGTATCGGTTCGAGATCTCCTGCCGCATCTATCGCGGCGGACGGAAAGTGTTTGAGGAGTCGGCGACCACGGGGCGGATGAAGCGGAAAATGGAGGAATTGGTGTCCTTCTTGATCCGGGACAACCCGATTTTTGACGGGACCGTGCTTTTGACCGGAACCTGCATTGTGCCTCCCGACAATTTCACCTTGCGGGAGGGAGACCGGATCGAGATCGAAATTTCCGGTATCGGAACCCTGATTAACTATGTCAAAGCACCGGTCCCGCAGTACTGA
- a CDS encoding C-terminal binding protein → MERWKVVVTDWEFADLRYEEKVLGGGPFELIPVQCRTEEEVIAACRDADAILNQYAPLGRRVVEALNRCRVIVRYGVGVNTIDLAAATEKGICVANVPDYCLDEVSDHALALLLNLARRITAADRLVKRGEWDFKRAAPVRRLRGQTVGLVGFGNIPRVLAAKLKPLGFRLIAHDPYVPRSVAEERGVTLVSLDRLCREADIVSVHAPLTAETRGMIGREQLRSMKPRAYLINTSRGPVVDEGALLEALREGWIAGAALDVVEEEPIRPDHPLLSMEQVILTPHMAWYSEEAMEELRTKAAEAVREVLQHGRYPRYLVNREVMEQASSGRWQ, encoded by the coding sequence TTGGAACGGTGGAAAGTGGTGGTGACCGATTGGGAATTTGCCGATCTGCGGTACGAGGAAAAGGTGCTTGGCGGCGGCCCTTTTGAGCTGATTCCCGTCCAGTGCCGGACAGAGGAGGAGGTGATCGCCGCCTGCCGGGATGCGGACGCGATTCTCAACCAGTATGCCCCCCTGGGGCGAAGGGTGGTGGAGGCGCTGAACCGGTGCCGGGTGATCGTCCGCTACGGCGTGGGCGTGAATACCATCGATTTGGCGGCGGCCACGGAGAAGGGGATCTGTGTCGCCAACGTCCCCGATTATTGTCTCGACGAGGTGTCCGATCACGCGCTCGCTCTTCTGCTCAATCTGGCGCGCCGCATCACCGCGGCCGACCGGTTGGTGAAACGGGGGGAGTGGGACTTCAAGAGGGCCGCACCGGTTCGCCGGCTGCGTGGTCAGACCGTGGGTCTGGTCGGGTTCGGAAACATTCCCCGGGTCCTGGCGGCGAAATTGAAGCCCTTGGGCTTCCGCCTGATCGCCCATGATCCCTATGTTCCCCGGTCGGTCGCCGAGGAACGGGGGGTGACCCTCGTCTCCCTGGACCGGTTGTGCCGGGAGGCGGACATCGTTTCCGTTCACGCGCCGCTGACGGCGGAAACCCGGGGGATGATCGGCAGGGAGCAGTTGCGGAGCATGAAGCCCCGGGCGTATCTCATCAACACTTCCCGGGGACCGGTCGTCGATGAGGGGGCCTTGCTGGAAGCCCTTCGGGAGGGATGGATCGCCGGGGCGGCCTTGGACGTGGTGGAGGAGGAGCCGATCCGGCCGGACCATCCGCTGCTGTCGATGGAACAGGTGATCCTGACACCCCACATGGCCTGGTATTCGGAAGAGGCCATGGAAGAGCTCAGGACAAAGGCGGCCGAGGCGGTCCGGGAGGTGCTGCAGCACGGGAGATATCCGCGGTACCTCGTCAACCGGGAGGTAATGGAACAGGCTTCGTCAGGGAGATGGCAGTGA
- a CDS encoding hemerythrin domain-containing protein, whose amino-acid sequence MAKYQPRLDLTDWKRTSAQEVDKIMAIVAPELHSFIEEHASLSRLMDRVREGYDAEIYREALNQIGHELEHHFLFEEKYILSRLENHIPETEVGPIAKLKSEHDVIRKHHREALDMFEGHDPENPSQELIQKMGLLAYLLKKHIEKEDHYLFPLFSVILTEDEKKAIARDVNRPL is encoded by the coding sequence ATGGCAAAATATCAACCCAGACTGGATCTTACGGACTGGAAGCGGACGAGCGCGCAGGAAGTGGACAAAATCATGGCGATCGTCGCTCCCGAGTTGCATTCCTTCATCGAAGAGCACGCCTCTCTGAGCCGGTTGATGGACCGGGTCCGGGAGGGTTACGACGCCGAAATCTACCGGGAGGCTTTGAATCAAATCGGTCACGAGTTGGAACATCACTTCCTTTTTGAAGAAAAGTACATTCTCTCCCGCCTGGAAAACCACATTCCGGAGACGGAAGTGGGACCCATCGCCAAATTAAAAAGCGAACACGACGTCATCCGGAAACATCACAGGGAGGCGTTGGACATGTTTGAAGGCCACGATCCCGAAAACCCCTCCCAGGAACTGATTCAGAAAATGGGACTGCTTGCCTACCTGCTGAAAAAACACATTGAAAAGGAAGACCACTACCTGTTTCCCCTGTTCAGCGTGATTTTAACCGAGGATGAGAAGAAGGCGATCGCCAGAGACGTCAATCGGCCCTTGTAA
- a CDS encoding lactate racemase domain-containing protein, whose translation MLKQLVITENSVEAPIRSSMDVVEVGRLASGLPVYTDRQAYSADKVIVINRVKPHTAFRGAIIREEPGHPLQPGRRFAR comes from the coding sequence GTGTTGAAACAGTTGGTCATTACTGAAAATTCGGTGGAAGCGCCGATCCGTTCCTCCATGGACGTGGTGGAGGTGGGAAGGCTGGCGAGCGGCCTGCCGGTCTACACCGACAGGCAAGCTTATTCGGCCGACAAGGTGATTGTCATCAACCGCGTCAAACCCCACACCGCCTTCCGGGGTGCGATCATCCGGGAAGAGCCTGGGCATCCATTACAGCCGGGACGGCGATTTGCCCGATGA
- a CDS encoding TRAP transporter substrate-binding protein, with protein sequence MKRVWGSVCVVLCLALVTAACGTSGSAGEAIVIKAGIGLNEDHPQGQALNRFKEIVEEKSGGRIQVRPYFSAQLGDDLKMTEALQAGVQEVTIPSTSPLVGIVPEFGIFDLPFVFDEEEEADAVLDGPLGQKILDKLPEHGLVGLTYWENGYRNLTNSRRPVKRAEDFRGLKIRTMQTDVHLDAFKALGSNPTPMPFSEVFTALESGTVDGQENPLATIVSNKFYEVQEYLSLTEHVYTPFVFLVSKSFWDRLSPEDQQLIREAAIEAGKYERELNRKANAEALEELKKQGIKINEVSPEEREKMKQIIQPVIEKYRKKLGEDLVKELFEEVEKARNR encoded by the coding sequence ATGAAACGGGTGTGGGGTTCGGTGTGTGTGGTTCTCTGCCTGGCCCTTGTGACCGCGGCCTGCGGCACCTCCGGGTCGGCGGGGGAGGCCATCGTGATCAAGGCGGGAATCGGTCTGAACGAAGATCACCCCCAGGGGCAGGCCCTCAACCGATTTAAGGAGATCGTCGAAGAAAAAAGCGGCGGCCGCATCCAGGTGCGCCCCTATTTCAGCGCCCAGCTCGGGGATGATCTGAAGATGACGGAGGCGCTTCAGGCGGGCGTGCAGGAAGTGACCATTCCGTCCACTTCCCCTTTGGTCGGCATCGTGCCGGAATTCGGGATTTTCGATCTCCCCTTCGTGTTTGATGAAGAGGAGGAAGCGGACGCGGTCCTTGACGGACCATTGGGACAGAAGATTTTGGACAAATTGCCCGAACACGGATTGGTGGGGTTGACCTACTGGGAAAACGGCTACCGCAATCTGACCAACAGCCGGCGGCCGGTGAAGAGGGCCGAGGACTTCAGAGGGCTGAAGATTCGCACCATGCAGACGGACGTTCACTTGGATGCCTTCAAAGCCTTGGGGAGCAACCCGACGCCGATGCCGTTTTCCGAAGTGTTTACGGCCTTGGAAAGCGGGACGGTGGACGGGCAGGAAAACCCTCTGGCGACGATCGTGTCCAACAAATTTTACGAGGTGCAGGAGTATCTTTCCTTAACCGAGCATGTTTACACCCCTTTCGTCTTCTTGGTCAGCAAATCCTTTTGGGACCGCCTTTCCCCCGAGGATCAGCAGCTGATCCGGGAGGCGGCGATCGAGGCCGGAAAGTATGAACGGGAGCTGAACCGAAAAGCGAACGCCGAAGCCCTGGAGGAACTGAAAAAGCAGGGAATCAAGATCAATGAGGTGTCGCCGGAGGAACGGGAAAAGATGAAACAAATCATCCAGCCGGTGATTGAAAAGTACAGAAAAAAGCTGGGGGAAGACCTGGTCAAAGAGCTCTTCGAAGAGGTGGAGAAGGCGAGGAACCGGTGA
- a CDS encoding UxaA family hydrolase produces MEEGYRAVMLNPEDSVAVALSLIPAGAAVEVSCRGSRFTVVLRDAVEFGHKFAVVPIRKGQDVRKYGEVIGAATRNIRVGEHVHVHNVEGKRGRGDRVVRGESS; encoded by the coding sequence ATGGAAGAGGGATACAGGGCGGTAATGTTGAACCCGGAAGATTCGGTGGCCGTCGCCCTGTCCCTGATTCCCGCAGGCGCCGCCGTGGAGGTCTCGTGCAGGGGAAGCCGGTTTACGGTGGTGTTGCGGGATGCCGTCGAATTCGGACATAAATTTGCCGTGGTGCCGATCCGAAAGGGGCAGGATGTGCGGAAGTACGGCGAGGTGATCGGCGCGGCCACCCGCAACATCCGGGTCGGGGAGCACGTCCACGTCCACAATGTGGAGGGAAAGAGGGGAAGGGGTGATCGGGTTGTGCGCGGAGAGTCTTCCTGA
- a CDS encoding IclR family transcriptional regulator codes for MPIIQAVDRALRILDLFDEHRTELKITEISRRTGLHKSTVHSLLKTLQAHGYIDQNADSGKYRLGLKLVERGNLVLHSLDIRTVARGHLLDLSRKTGLTVHLVILDGKEGVYIDKVEGTSGIVMYSRIGRRVPIHSSAVGKVLVAFQSEEGIRNILDGYEFVPHTPNTITDERTYRVELEKVRSLGYAIDNQENEPGVQCVAVPVRDHLGQVAAAISMSSPIAGIQEERLESMILLLKQTAEKISRKLGYGIHHQNPV; via the coding sequence TTGCCGATCATTCAAGCTGTCGACCGTGCTCTCCGGATACTCGATCTGTTCGATGAACACCGCACCGAATTGAAGATCACCGAAATCAGCCGCCGCACCGGCCTGCACAAGAGCACGGTCCACTCGCTCTTGAAAACGCTGCAGGCCCACGGCTACATCGATCAGAACGCAGACAGCGGCAAATACAGGCTGGGGCTCAAACTGGTCGAACGGGGCAATCTCGTGCTCCATTCGCTGGATATCCGGACGGTGGCCAGGGGACATCTGCTGGATCTGTCCCGGAAGACCGGACTGACCGTTCACCTGGTGATCCTTGACGGGAAAGAGGGGGTCTACATCGACAAGGTGGAAGGCACCTCGGGCATCGTGATGTACTCGCGCATCGGCCGGAGGGTACCGATTCATTCCAGCGCCGTCGGAAAGGTGTTGGTCGCCTTCCAGAGCGAGGAGGGGATCCGGAACATCTTGGACGGGTATGAATTTGTGCCGCATACGCCCAACACCATCACCGATGAACGGACTTATCGAGTCGAATTGGAAAAAGTGCGTTCCCTCGGATACGCCATCGACAATCAGGAAAATGAGCCGGGGGTGCAATGCGTGGCCGTCCCGGTCCGCGATCACCTCGGTCAGGTGGCGGCCGCCATCAGCATGTCGTCTCCCATCGCGGGGATTCAGGAGGAACGGCTGGAAAGCATGATCCTTTTGCTCAAACAGACGGCGGAGAAAATCTCCCGAAAACTGGGTTACGGCATCCATCATCAAAACCCGGTTTAA
- a CDS encoding Gfo/Idh/MocA family protein, which produces MGIKVGIIGTGFSAKSHLEALRRLNQVEVVAIASSRQERAEQVAKEFGIPKAYGDARQLIHDPEVEAVHNCTPNHLHFPLNREVLEAGKHLLSEKPLALNSRESRQLMEWAQKSEGVSGVCFNYRHYPMVAEARAAIAGGECGEVYLVQGGYLQDWLLYNTDYNWRLDPEQSGSTRAVADIGSHWCDTVQHVLGRRIVEVFADLKTVHPVRYKPKGPVTTFAKSEDGDREEVPIHTEDCGIVMVHFEGGIQGVFTVSQVSAGRKNRLYFEISAEKASLAWDQEEPNRLWIGKRDEANRELLRDPSILSEPAASMAHYPGGHQEGWPDGLKNLLIDFYKEVRRKKEGRAAEEGGRFPSFATFEDGHRIMVLIDAILESHRTKRWVEVKE; this is translated from the coding sequence TTGGGCATCAAAGTCGGGATTATCGGGACGGGTTTTTCCGCCAAGTCTCATTTGGAGGCGCTGAGGCGGTTGAATCAGGTGGAAGTGGTGGCGATCGCCTCAAGCCGTCAGGAACGGGCGGAACAGGTGGCAAAGGAATTCGGCATTCCCAAGGCGTACGGGGATGCCCGTCAGCTGATCCACGATCCGGAGGTGGAAGCGGTTCACAACTGCACCCCCAATCACCTTCATTTTCCGCTCAACCGCGAGGTGCTGGAGGCGGGCAAGCACCTTTTGTCGGAAAAACCTTTGGCGCTGAACAGCCGGGAATCCCGGCAGCTGATGGAATGGGCGCAGAAGAGCGAGGGAGTGAGCGGCGTCTGTTTCAACTACCGCCATTATCCGATGGTGGCCGAGGCCCGGGCCGCGATCGCCGGGGGCGAATGCGGCGAGGTTTATCTGGTTCAGGGAGGTTATCTGCAGGATTGGTTGCTTTACAACACGGATTATAACTGGCGGCTCGATCCGGAGCAGAGCGGAAGCACCCGCGCCGTCGCCGATATCGGATCCCACTGGTGCGACACGGTCCAGCATGTGCTGGGACGCCGGATCGTGGAGGTGTTCGCCGATTTGAAGACGGTGCATCCCGTCCGTTACAAGCCGAAGGGACCGGTGACCACCTTTGCGAAAAGCGAGGATGGGGACCGGGAGGAGGTTCCGATCCACACCGAGGATTGCGGTATCGTGATGGTTCATTTCGAGGGAGGAATCCAAGGGGTCTTCACCGTGTCCCAGGTGAGCGCCGGGCGAAAAAACCGCCTCTACTTCGAAATTTCCGCCGAAAAAGCGAGTTTGGCCTGGGACCAGGAGGAGCCGAACCGCCTGTGGATCGGAAAGCGGGATGAGGCCAACCGGGAGCTGCTCCGGGATCCGTCGATCCTTTCGGAGCCGGCCGCGTCGATGGCCCATTATCCCGGAGGACATCAGGAAGGGTGGCCGGACGGTTTGAAAAATCTGTTGATCGACTTCTATAAAGAAGTGAGAAGAAAGAAAGAGGGACGCGCGGCGGAGGAAGGAGGGCGATTCCCGTCCTTCGCGACTTTTGAAGACGGCCACCGGATCATGGTGTTGATCGACGCGATTCTGGAAAGCCACCGGACGAAGAGATGGGTGGAAGTGAAGGAGTGA